The Camelina sativa cultivar DH55 chromosome 14, Cs, whole genome shotgun sequence genome includes a window with the following:
- the LOC104743680 gene encoding putative F-box protein At5g42430 has translation MNSIPIDLFHEIFTRLPAKSIGKFCCVSKQWASILDRQDFTELFLTRSSTRPRLLFAVQRDGEWLFFSSPQTQNPYEKSSLALAADFHIKFRLDEGHYRCEYTSGLIYLSGTKGQVICNPITGQHAILPKADRELRSFLGFDPIDKQYKVLLINKIGDGERAYHILTLGSGIMRRICINEVLYYLAGLPDERYKYGSVGVVVCFNVRSEKFTFIDGE, from the exons ATGAATTCCATCCCAATCGATCTCTTTCACGAGATCTTCACGAGACTGCCTGCGAAGTCAATCGGGAAGTTTTGTTGCGTTTCGAAGCAATGGGCGTCCATACTTGACCGTCAAGATTTCACCGAATTGTTTCTGACCAGGTCCTCGACCCGTCCACGTCTCTTATTTGCTGTCCAACGAGACGGTGAGTGGCTCTTCTTCTCGTCGCCTCAAACTCAGAATCCGTATGAGAAGTCGTCTCTTGCACTAGCTGCCGATTTTCATATAAAGTTCCGTTTGGACGAAGGCCACTACAGATGTGAGTATACTTCTGGTTTGATCTATCTCTCTGGTACGAAGGGCCAAGTGATATGCAATCCTATCACAGGACAACATGCGATATTACCTAAAGCGGACAGAGAGTTGCGAagttttttagggtttgatccgATTGACAAGCAATACAAGGTATTGCTTATCAATAAAATAGGTGATGGTGAAAGGGCTTATCATATTCTGACACTAGGAAGTGGAATAATGAG AaggatatgcatcaatgaggtTTTGTATTACTTAGCTGGACTACCTGATGAAAGGTATAAGTACGGTAGTGTAGGTGTGGTAGTTTGCTTTAATGTTAGGTCTGAGAAATTCACGTTTATTGATGGAGAGTGA
- the LOC104741722 gene encoding protein UNUSUAL FLORAL ORGANS-like, with amino-acid sequence MDTNVFINNPSLTLPFSYTFTSSSNSSTTTSTTTDSSSGQWMDGRIWSKLPPPLLDRIIAFLPPPAFFRTRCVCKRFYSLLFSNAFLEIYLQLLRLRHNCFLFFKHKTLKSYVYKRGGGGRNDDDSNKAEGFLFDPHEIRWYRLSFAYIPSGFYPSGSSGGLVSWVSEGAGLKTILLCNPLVGSVSQLPPISRPRLFPSIGLSVTPTSIDVTVAGDDLISPYAVKNLSSESFHVDAGGFFSLWEMTSSLPRLCSLESGKMVYVQGKFYCMNYSPFSVLCYEVTGNRWIKIQAPMRRFLRSPSLLESQGKLILVAAVEKSKLNVPKSLRLWSLQQDNATWVEIERMPQPLYTQFAAEEGGKGFECVGNQEFVMIVLKGTSLQLLFDMVRKSWLWVPPCPYTGGGSSGSGGSDGEVLQGLAYDPVLTTPVVSLLDQLTLPYPGVC; translated from the coding sequence ATGGATACAAATGTGTTCATCAATAACCCATCTTTGACCTTACCTTTCTCTTACACCTTCACCAGTAGCAGCAACAGTAGCACAACCACGAGCACCACCACAGACTCGAGCTCCGGTCAATGGATGGACGGTCGGATTTGGAGCAAGTTACCACCTCCTCTTCTTGACCGCATCATCGCTTTTCTTCCACCTCCGGCGTTTTTCCGGACACGTTGCGTCTGCAAGAGATTCTACAGTCTACTCTTCTCCAACGCTTTCCTCGAGATATATCTACAACTGCTTCGTCTCCGACACAactgtttcctcttcttcaaacacaaaaccctaaagagCTACGTTTACAAAAGAGGAGGAGGCGGAAGAAACGATGATGATTCCAATAAAGCTGAAGGCTTTTTGTTTGATCCTCATGAAATCAGATGGTACCGTCTCTCTTTTGCTTATATCCCTTCAGGGTTTTATCCTTCAGGATCATCAGGAGGGTTAGTGAGTTGGGTCTCTGAAGGAGCTGGTCTTAAAACTATTCTCTTATGCAACCCTCTTGTTGGATCCGTGAGTCAGTTGCCACCAATTTCAAGGCCAAGGCTTTTCCCTTCCATAGGTCTCTCAGTAACTCCGACCTCTATTGATGTTACTGTCGCCGGAGATGATCTCATATCTCCTTACGCCGTGAAAAACCTCTCCTCGGAGAGTTTCCATGTTGATGCCGGCGGATTCTTCTCCCTCTGGGAAATGACTTCTTCTTTGCCACGGCTTTGTAGCTTGGAATCTGGTAAGATGGTTTACGTGCAAGGCAAGTTTTACTGTATGAACTATAGCCCTTTCAGCGTTTTGTGCTATGAGGTCACTGGAAACCGGTGGATCAAGATTCAAGCTCCGATGAGGAGGTTTCTCCGATCGCCAAGCTTGTTAGAGAGCCAAGGGAAGCTTATTCTCGTAGCAGCCGTTGAGAAGAGCAAGCTTAACGTTCCCAAAAGCCTTAGGCTTTGGAGTTTGCAGCAAGACAACGCCACGTGGGTCGAGATCGAACGGATGCCTCAGCCGCTCTACACACAGTTTGCAGCCGAAGAAGGTGGAAAAGGATTCGAGTGTGTCGGAAATCAAGAGTTTGTAATGATTGTCTTAAAAGGAACCTCGTTGCAGCTGCTGTTTGATATGGTGAGAAAAAGCTGGTTGTGGGTCCCTCCGTGTCCTTACACCGGCGGTGGTAGCAGTGGTTCAGGCGGCTCAGACGGAGAGGTGTTGCAGGGTTTAGCTTATGACCCGGTACTTACTACACCGGTGGTTAGTCTTCTTGATCAGTTAACACTTCCGTATCCCGGAGTCTGTTAG
- the LOC104741717 gene encoding thioredoxin O2, mitochondrial, with protein MKSQWSNFHQIGRNYFLAASAIYVSTEFNFLNTPLPDRSSFCFAAKDRSSFVVLKSEAEFNSALSKARDGSLPSVFYFTAAWCGPCRLLAPVILELSNKYPDVTTYKVDIDEGGLTNAIGKQNVSAVPTLQFFKGGVKKAEIVGVDVMKLRNVMEKLYK; from the exons ATGAAGAGTCAATGGTCTAATTTTCATCAG attggGAGAAACTATTTCTTAGCTGCTTCCGCTATCTACGTTTCGACTGAGTTCAACTTCTTAAACACTCCTCTTCCTGATCGAAGTAGCTTTTGCTTTGCCGCAAAAg ATAGATCCAGCTTTGTAGTTTTGAAATCGGAGGCGGAGTTCAACAGTGCATTGAGCAAAGCTCGAG ATGGATCTTTGCCATCAGTTTTCTATTTCACTGCTGCTTGGTGTGGACCTT GCAGGCTTCTCGCTCCTGTAATATTGGAGCTCAGTAATAAGTATCCTGATGTAACAACGTATAAGGTCGACATTGACGAG GGCGGTCTTACAAATGCTATTGGGAAGCAAAATGTCTCTGCTGTG CCAACACTACAGTTCTTCAAAGGCGGCGTGAAGAAAGCAGAGATTGTAGGTGTGGATGTGATGAAGCTGAGGAATGTCATGGAAAAACTCTACAAGTGA
- the LOC104741718 gene encoding protein OSB4, chloroplastic-like, whose product MQFFARSLSKSIRPSLISTATRQSWALSQRCHSTFSAGSSSRTRGAEKSSEEWPRPAEVPYQPKIANSIDLIGYVHQPVQCDSTTDGKFWAGTVISHEPSSDSKSESDSSTNFWIPLLFEGDLAHMANSYLKKNDRVHITGQILGDVIQSGANSKQAYVQMFKSFHGSFSHQVMVRDLHYIEGSKPLPKALPTLEQNEGVLKHSASVKKVREFGSNRWTDLVDYPNEWFDYRESKENGSVHPKHPDFKKRDGSEALWLNQAPKDILSELKDVKFDIPNYLKQPKAGEESWKDLVGNMSNWWDNRLNKRNPKSPDFKHKETGVGLWLNDSPSWVLERLPPPKSK is encoded by the exons ATGCAGTTTTTTGCGAGGTCACTATCGAAATCGATAAGACCTTCGTTGATATCAACTGCTACTAGACAATCGTGGGCTCTTTCTCAGCGATGTCATTCAACTTTTTCTGCGGGAAGTAGTAGCCGTACTCGCGGAGCTGAGAAATCGTCGGAGGAGTGGCCGAGACCGGCGGAGGTACCTTACCAACCCAAAATCGCGAATTCTATTGATTTGATTGGGTACGTTCACCAGCCAGTTCAGTGCGACTCTACAACTGATGGAAAGTTCTGGGCTGGAACAGTCATTTCCCATGAACCTTCTTCTGATTCCAAATCCGAGTCTGATTCATCTACTAATTTCTG GATTCCGCTACTGTTTGAAGGGGATTTAGCTCATATGGCTAACTCTTATTTGAAGAAAAACGATCGGGTTCATATTACAGGACAGATTTTAGGAGATGTGATTCAATCTGGAGCCAATTCTAAGCAAGCGTATGTTCAGATGTTTAAAAGCTTTCATGGTAGCTTTTCACATCAAGTAATGGTTCGTGATCTCCACTACATTGAAGGTTCTAAACCTTTACCAAAAGCTTTGCCAACGTTGGAGCAAAATGAAGGTGTGCTTAAGCATTCTG CTAGCGTTAAAAAGGTAAGAGAATTTGGAAGTAATCGTTGGACTGATCTTGTTGATTATCCGAATGAATGGTTTGATTACCGGGAAAGCAAAGAGAATGGATCG GTACATCCTAAACACCCTGATTTCAAGAAGAGAGACGGGAGTGAAGCGCTTTGGCTTAACCAAGCTCCCAAAGATATTTTGTCCGAGCTCAAAGATGTGAAGTTTGATATTCCAAATTACTTGAAACAACCAAAGG CCGGAGAGGAATCATGGAAGGACTTGGTGGGAAACATGAGTAATTGGTGGGACAATAGATTGAAcaag AGAAACCCAAAATCGCCGGATTTCAAGCACAAAGAAACCGGTGTAGGTCTCTGGCTGAATGATTCTCCGAGCTGGGTGTTAGAAAGACTGCCTCCTCCAAAGAGCAAATGA
- the LOC104741721 gene encoding GTP-binding protein ERG — protein sequence MKAFRSLRLLISISRATTTAPCKPHQTQNFLRRLYSAQPNLDEPTSVNEDGSSSDSVFDSSQYPIEDSPGDSVKKPKQATWDKGYRERVNKAFFQNLAEKGKVKVAEEEDDDDEDSIDSSRILAKALLEAALESPDEELGEGEVREEDQKSLNVGIIGPPNAGKSSLTNFMVGTKVAASSRKTNTTTHEVLGVLTKGDTQVCFFDTPGLMLKKSGYGYKDIKARVQNAWTSVDLFDVLIVMFDVHRHLMSPDSRVVRLIKFMGEEENPKQKRILCMNKVDLVEKKKDLLKVAEEFQELPAYERYFMISGLKGSGVKDLTQYLMDQAVKKPWEEDAFTMSEEVLKNISLEVVRERLLDHVHQEIPYGVEHRLVDWKELRDGSLRIEQHLITPKLSQRKILVGKGGSKIGRIGIEANEELRRIMNRKVHLILQVKLK from the exons ATGAAAGCTTTTAGATCTCTTCGACTACTAATTTCCATCTCACGAGCAACGACGACAGCACCTTGTAAGCCCCACCAGACTCAGAACTTTCTCCGCCGGCTTTACTCAGCGCAGCCGAATCTTGACGAACCCACTTCCGTCAACGAAGACGGATCAAGCAGCGACTCTGTTTTCGATAGCAGCCAATACCCAATCGAAGATTCACCTGGAGACTCAGTGAAAAAGCCCAAGCAAGCTACTTGGGATAAAGGGTACAGGGAAAGAGTCAACAAAGCCTTCTTTCAAAACTTGGCCGAGAAAGGTAAAGTGAaagttgcagaagaagaagatgatgatgatgaggatagtATTGATAGTTCGAGGATTCTCGCCAAGGCTCTCTTAGAGGCTGCGTTGGAGTCACCTGATGAAGAGCTTGGTGAAGGTGAGgttagagaagaagatcagaagTCGCTTAATGTCGGCATCATCGGTCCACCAAACGCAGGGAAATCGTCGCTTACTAATTTCATG GTTGGAACAAAGGTTGCGGCTTCTTCAAGGAAGACTAACACAACGACTCATGAAGTGTTAGGAGTATTGACAAAAGGGGATACACAAGTC TGTTTCTTTGATACTCCTGGTCTGATGCTTAAGAAAAGCGGATATGGTTACAAAGACATCAAGGCTCGTGTGCAAAATGCTTGGACTTCTGTTGACCTGTTTGATGTCCTCATTGTTATGTTTGATGTCCATAGGCATCTCATGAG TCCCGATTCAAGAGTTGTACGTTTGATCAAATTCATGGGCGAAGAAGAAAATCCGAAACAAAAGCGCATTTTATGTATGAATAAAGTtgatttggttgagaagaagaaagatctatTAAAGGTTGCTGAGGAGTTCCAAGAGCTTCCGGCATATGAAAG GTACTTCATGATATCCGGACTTAAGGGATCTGGAGTTAAAGATCTTACCCAATATCTAATGGATCAGGCAGTTAAAAAACCATGGGAAGAAGATGCTTTCACCATGAGTGAAGAAGTCTTGAAGAACATTTCTCTTGAAGTTGTTAGGGAGAGATTACTAGACCATGTTCATcag GAAATCCCATATGGCGTGGAGCATCGTCTAGTGGATTGGAAAGAGCTGCGTGATGGGTCTCTCAGAATTGAACAGCATCTCATCACTCCTAAACTTAGCCAACGCAAGATTCTTGTAGGCAAGGGCGGTTCAAAGATTGG GAGGATAGGAATAGAAGCCAATGAAGAGCTCAGGAGAATAATGAACCGCAAAGTTCATCTCATTCTCCAGGTAAAGCTCAAGTGA
- the LOC104741720 gene encoding protein SUPPRESSOR OF FRI 4 isoform X1, giving the protein MGKKKKRATEKVWCYSCDREFDDEKIVVQHQKAKHFKCHVCHKKLSTASGMVIHVLQVHKENVSKVPNAKTGRDSTDIEIYGMQGIPPDVLAAHYGEEEEEPPAKAAKVEIPSTPLGGVVPRPYGMGYPPQQMPGVVRPMYYPGATMRPPGPVWPMPPPRPQQWYPQNPAVSVPPAAHLGYRPQPLFPVQNMEMTLPTSAPVVQPSPMTGVTPPGIPSSSPAMPVPQPLFPVVNNSIPSQASPFSTPLPVGGAQQPSHADALGSVNAYPPNNSIPGGTNSHSYASGPNTSGPSIGPPPVIANKAPSNQPNEVYLVWDDEAMSMEERRMSLPKYKVHDETSQVSSDLPFLKLRRVCFCTSNPIGRLYLCFSIPDSIVSVLRGTTISFSV; this is encoded by the exons AtgggtaagaagaagaagagagcgacGGAGAAGGTGTGGTGTTATTCCTGCGATAGAGAGTTTGATGATGAGAAGATTGTGGTGCAGCATCAGAAAGCTAAGCACTTTAAGTGCCATGTCTGTCATAAGAAGCTTTCTACAGCTAGTGGCATGGTGATTCATGTCCTTCAGGTTCATAAAGAGAATGTTTCAAA GGTTCCTAATGCTAAAACCGGTCGAGATTCAACCGATATTGAAATATATGGAATGCAAGGAATTCCACCCGATGTCTTGGCTGCTCATTACGGGGAAGAAG AGGAAGAGCCTCCAGCAAAAGCTGCAAAAGTCGAAATTCCTTCTACGCCTCTTGGTGGTGTAGTTCCTAGACCATATGGAATGGGATATCCGCCTCAACAAATGCCTGGCGTTGTGCGACCAAT GTATTATCCCGGTGCTACTATGCGTCCTCCTGGACCTGTATGGCCTATGCCGCCTCCTCGCCCACAACAATGGTATCCGCAAAATCCAGCGGTTTCTGTACCTCCAGCTGCTCATTTAGGGTATCGACCACAACCACTTTTTCCTGTTCAAAATATGGAGATGACGCTGCCAACCTCAGCTCCTGTAGTACAACCTTCACCAATGACTGGAGTTACACCTCCTGGGATTCCTTCATCATCACCTGCAATGCCGGTTCCTCAACCTCTGTTCCCTGTTGTGAATAACAGCATTCCTTCTCAAGCTTCACCATTTTCTACTCCTCTGCCTGTTGGTGGGGCTCAGCAACCGTCTCATGCAGATGCTTTAGGATCAGTAAATGCTTATCCGCCTAACAATTCTATCCCAG GTGGGACTAATTCTCATTCTTATGCCTCTGGTCCAAACACCAGTGGTCCTTCAATTGGTCCACCTCCAGTAATTGCAAATAAAGCTCCTAGCAATCAGCCTAATGAGGTCTATCTTGTATGGGATGATGAAGCGATGTCTATG GAGGAAAGAAGAATGTCCTTACCGAAATACAAAGTGCACGATGAAACCAGCCAGGTAAGTTCTGATTTGCCCTTTTTAAAGTTAAGAAGAGTTTGCTTTTGCACGTCTAACCCAATCGGTAGGCTTTATTTATGCTTCTCCATTCCAGATTCTATTGTTTCTGTGCTAAGAGGTACCACCATATCATTCAGTGTATAA
- the LOC104741720 gene encoding protein SUPPRESSOR OF FRI 4 isoform X2, producing the protein MGKKKKRATEKVWCYSCDREFDDEKIVVQHQKAKHFKCHVCHKKLSTASGMVIHVLQVHKENVSKVPNAKTGRDSTDIEIYGMQGIPPDVLAAHYGEEEEEPPAKAAKVEIPSTPLGGVVPRPYGMGYPPQQMPGVVRPMYYPGATMRPPGPVWPMPPPRPQQWYPQNPAVSVPPAAHLGYRPQPLFPVQNMEMTLPTSAPVVQPSPMTGVTPPGIPSSSPAMPVPQPLFPVVNNSIPSQASPFSTPLPVGGAQQPSHADALGSVNAYPPNNSIPGGTNSHSYASGPNTSGPSIGPPPVIANKAPSNQPNEVYLVWDDEAMSMEERRMSLPKYKVHDETSQMNSINAAIDRRISESRLAGRMAF; encoded by the exons AtgggtaagaagaagaagagagcgacGGAGAAGGTGTGGTGTTATTCCTGCGATAGAGAGTTTGATGATGAGAAGATTGTGGTGCAGCATCAGAAAGCTAAGCACTTTAAGTGCCATGTCTGTCATAAGAAGCTTTCTACAGCTAGTGGCATGGTGATTCATGTCCTTCAGGTTCATAAAGAGAATGTTTCAAA GGTTCCTAATGCTAAAACCGGTCGAGATTCAACCGATATTGAAATATATGGAATGCAAGGAATTCCACCCGATGTCTTGGCTGCTCATTACGGGGAAGAAG AGGAAGAGCCTCCAGCAAAAGCTGCAAAAGTCGAAATTCCTTCTACGCCTCTTGGTGGTGTAGTTCCTAGACCATATGGAATGGGATATCCGCCTCAACAAATGCCTGGCGTTGTGCGACCAAT GTATTATCCCGGTGCTACTATGCGTCCTCCTGGACCTGTATGGCCTATGCCGCCTCCTCGCCCACAACAATGGTATCCGCAAAATCCAGCGGTTTCTGTACCTCCAGCTGCTCATTTAGGGTATCGACCACAACCACTTTTTCCTGTTCAAAATATGGAGATGACGCTGCCAACCTCAGCTCCTGTAGTACAACCTTCACCAATGACTGGAGTTACACCTCCTGGGATTCCTTCATCATCACCTGCAATGCCGGTTCCTCAACCTCTGTTCCCTGTTGTGAATAACAGCATTCCTTCTCAAGCTTCACCATTTTCTACTCCTCTGCCTGTTGGTGGGGCTCAGCAACCGTCTCATGCAGATGCTTTAGGATCAGTAAATGCTTATCCGCCTAACAATTCTATCCCAG GTGGGACTAATTCTCATTCTTATGCCTCTGGTCCAAACACCAGTGGTCCTTCAATTGGTCCACCTCCAGTAATTGCAAATAAAGCTCCTAGCAATCAGCCTAATGAGGTCTATCTTGTATGGGATGATGAAGCGATGTCTATG GAGGAAAGAAGAATGTCCTTACCGAAATACAAAGTGCACGATGAAACCAGCCAG ATGAACTCGATAAATGCAGCCATAGACAGACGAATCTCAGAGAGTAGGCTTGCTGGGCGGATGGCGTTTTAG